In the Fimbriiglobus ruber genome, GGTCGTGTCGTCGGCCGGGAACAGCTACGCTGACTTCGGTTCCGCGGGCGCCGCGGCGCCCGCCGTCTACTCCAGCTTCGCGGTCGCGAATGAATGGGCCAGCAACGGCCCCGGTGATCCCTATGGATTCCCGAATCAGGGCGGTGAGAAAGGTGATCCGTATTACGCGGTTCAAAACCAGCCTGCGCCGGATCAACTCAGTGCCAACAGCCAGCGCACGGGCGCGTCGAATGGAATCGTTGCCCCGGGTTCGGATATTTACAGCACCTGGAACGGCAGTCCGGATATCAGTGGACAGCCCTCGCTGTACAACGTCGAATCGGGGACGAGCATGGCTGCCCCGTTTGTCGCTGGCTCCGTCGCGCTGCTTCAAGATGCCGCGTTCACTTACACGGGCCACTACCTGACGGAACCCGAAGTCGTGCAAATCATCCAGGAGACGGCCGACACCATCACCGACAACGTCGATACCACCAAGGTTCCCGAAAGTAATAATCAAGTCGACGGTCCCGCCAGTCCGTTGCCGGCCACCGGGTTAACGCTCAATCGCATCGACATCTACAAGGCAGTTCAGGCGGTCCACGCGGCATTCGCGGGCGGATCGACCGCGCCGACCGCCGCCGACACCAACAACACCATCGCCACGGCCACCCCGCTGCCGGCCGTCAACGGCCAAGTGTTCGACACCGAATCGGGAAACATCGGATTCGACGGCACGACCAACGTCGGCGCCAGCGACGTCGACCTCTACAAGGTCCAGGTCGACACTGGCGGAGCCTTCGGCGTCTCCGTGGTGGATTCGCAAAATTCCGGTACTTCGTACCTCGTCCAGATTTTCAACGCGTCCGGCGCCCTCGTCACGTCGGGCACGACCAGCGGTTCGTCGGGCATCGTCGATCTCGAACTGGACAATAGCCAGCCGATCACCCTCTACATCGGCGTGAGCAATCCCGGCAACTCGTCCTACAATATTTCCACCGGTACGGGAGCCGTCAACGGATCCGGGACCGGCGGCGACTACAAACTGGCGTACGGACTCGACAACGGCGACCCCAACGGCACCTTCGCAGGCGCCACCGACTTCGGAAACGCCGCGACTCTCTCAACTTACAATGTCGTACCCGGCACCGGTTACACCACGCAATACGTCGCGGGAACCATCGGGTCGGATCCGGGCATCACCGACGCGAGCGGAAACCAGCTCTCCACCCGCACGGATGTCGGCCCTGGCGACGTCGACATGTTCGCGTACGTTGCTCCCGACAGCGGAAACATCCTCCTCGACGTCCTCACGAATCCAAGCACGCTGTACAACCCGGGCAACGCGGCCGAGTTCAATCCCGAACTCGAAGTCTTCAACAGCGACGGTTCCCCCGACACCTCAGGCACGCAAAATAATTCCGCTCCGACCGGGAATATTTACGTCGCGCTCCCGGTCGTCCGGGGGCAGACCTATTACTTCGCCGTCAGCCAGGCGGCTTACGATTCGTACAACCCGTACACCACCACGACTTCCTCGGGCGTACGCGCCGGGGATAACGGCACGGCCCCGAACAACTACTACGAACTCGCCGTGACGCTGGTGAACGGCGACGTCAACGGCACCGCCCTGCAAACGTACGACACCGTGACCGACCCGGACGGTTTCTGGCGCAATTTTTACGGATCGGACGACTATTCCGAAATCCAGAGCCTGCTGACTCCCGCAATCGGGACGCAAGTCAACGGCGTCATCGGCACGGACTTCGGTGAATTTCAGGTCGGCGACACCAGCAATTCCGTCTCCCTCGACGTCGATTTCGTGATGGTCACTCCGAGTTCCTCGGGACTTCTGCAAGTCAACACCTCGGTCGCGACGGTTTCCGGCGTCACCAACGATCCCAATTTCCTTCCGTCCGCGACCGTCTGGGGATTCGACCCGAGCAACAACCAACTCATCCCGATTTCCACCGTCACCCCGTCGAGTACGTCGCTCGGCACTACCGCCATCGCCCAGGTGCAGGCGGGAACCGTCTACTTCATCTCGATCGCCGACCACAATAACATCGATTATTCCCCCTGGTTGGACGCCAGCGGCTCCGGCGGAGCCAAAGGCGCGTACTCCCTCTCCACCCAACTCCTGACGGGTCAATCGCTCGCGGACTACGAGCACGGGTCGGCTCAAGGCGGCGCGGGATCGATCCCGCTCACCCTGGGCGCCGTCACAACCGGAGATCTGGGCGTGACCACCCTCGCGGCCGGCACCGTCGTCGACGGCACCGCGCTCAGCAGTTCCACGACGATCATGGCCTCCGCCACCGACGCCAGCGGCAACACGCTCTACGGTCGATCGGGTGTCGACGTCTACTCGTTCACCCCGACCAGCAGTGGCACTTTCACCGTCCTCGTCGACCCAACCGCCGATTCCATCAACGGCCAGCTCGATCCGGTGGCGCAAGTCTTCGACTCCAACGGCAACGTCGTGGCCACGGGCGTCAACACCCTGGACGCGAACGGCAACCCCCTTCCCGACGTCACGGTGACCTTCAACGGCACGGCCGGACAAACCTACTACATCGGCTTGACGGGCTACTCCGCCTCCGCCACGAGTTACAACGTCTTGACCGGCACCGGCGCCGCCTACACGACCCCCGCCCAGACCGGTCCCTACCAGATCCAGGTTCAGAGCGTCGTCTCACCGCCGACCTCGCCGGTCAGCCCGCCGCCGGGTCCGCCGGTCACTCCTCCCGTGACGCCTCCACCGGTCACTCCCCCAGTGACGCCGCCGCCCGTCACTCCTCCAGTAACACCGCCGGTTGCTCCCCCAGTAACGCCGCCCGTCACTCCCCCAGTAACGCCACCAGTTACTCCCCCCGTAACGCCGCCGGTCAGCCCGCCACCGCCGCCACCGGTCACGTACCAGACCGGACCGGCGGAGTTCGCCGTCGCGGCGGACGCGGGAGGCAATGGCGTCGTCACCGCGTATAACGCCGACCAAACCGCAGTCTTCTCGTTCACGCCGTTCCCGGGTTTCACCGGCGGCGTTCGCGTCGCGACTTTCCAGACCGGTGGTGTGACCTACGTGGCCGCGGCGACCGGACCCGGTATCGCCAACGAAGTGGTCATCTACGACGGCGCGACGGGGCAGATCATCGACACCATCAACCCGTTCGAGGCGTCCTTCACCGGCGGCCTGTTCGTCGCCGCCGGCGACCTCAACGGTGACGGCGTCCCCGACCTGGTCGTCACACCAGACCAGTCCGGCGGGCCGGTCGTCTCGCTCTACGACGGCGCCTCGCTCATCGCCGGAAGCCCGTACCAGATTGCCCACTTCCTGGCCATTCAAGACCCCAACTTCCGCGGCGGAGCCCGCGCCGCCATCGGCGACATCAACGGCGACGGGTTCGGCGACCTGATTGTCTCCGCCGGCATCGGCGGCGGTCCCCGCATCGCCATCTTTGATGGCAAATCGGTGAGTACCGGGTCGCAATCGCCCGACAAACTCGTCCCCGACTTCTTCGCCTTCGAGAGTTCCCTGCGCGACGGCGCTTACGTGACGGCCGGCGACCTGACGGGGAGCGGGTATGCCGATTTGATCTTCGGCGCCGGCCCCGGCGGCGGGCCGCGTGTCCGCGTGGAGAACAGCGCCGCCCTCCTGGCCGCCGGCGGCTTCTCGACGCTCGACGATGTCCCGACCGCGGACATCTCCGACTTCCTCGCCGGGGATGCAAGCAGCCGGGCTGGCGTTCGCGTGGCCGTCGCCGATCTGGATGGTAGCAATCAAGCCAGCCTGGTCACCGGGCCGGGGACCGGCGCCGGGGGGAACGTGACGACCTACACCGGCAAGGCCATCGGGGCGAACCCGTCCTCGCCCGCCATAGACTTCACCCTCGACCCCTTCCCCGGCTTCACCGGCGGCGTCTTCGTCGGCTAATACTACCCCACGAGCGGGCGGAATTTCCGGGGGGATTCCGCCCGCCCATGAGGTCGATCGGTTACACGTCAGGGCACCCGGCCATCGATACCAGACGGCCCCGGAGGTGGCCGACTCCGAACGGCGGCTGCGGTCCGGAGATTTCTACTTACTTCTACTTGGGCAGCGCCACTTTTTGGGTAGTAATCGAGGCAAGCTGTTGCGGAATATGTAGTTCGGCTTGCAAAGAATCGAAAAGGTGACGATCGGGTGTGTTCAAAGTTT is a window encoding:
- a CDS encoding S8 family serine peptidase; this encodes MLLPFSSPSPGKRTGARRIHARFTPDLVLLEDRNAPAAASTALNTPGFNITGLTALRADPTYVGINGDTSSGKIGIAVLDTGVDAANPDLSGNIVAYYDVFAHETDQSPSNQADLTSNATDPEGHGSHTSGIAASTNPGIGVAPGAGLIDVRVQPDENNPSEVNYASDGATILYGLQWVDAHITQYNIKVVNMSLGNDGNYTTTTTLVTSAYWEEVGNVIQELKDAGVTVVSSAGNSYADFGSAGAAAPAVYSSFAVANEWASNGPGDPYGFPNQGGEKGDPYYAVQNQPAPDQLSANSQRTGASNGIVAPGSDIYSTWNGSPDISGQPSLYNVESGTSMAAPFVAGSVALLQDAAFTYTGHYLTEPEVVQIIQETADTITDNVDTTKVPESNNQVDGPASPLPATGLTLNRIDIYKAVQAVHAAFAGGSTAPTAADTNNTIATATPLPAVNGQVFDTESGNIGFDGTTNVGASDVDLYKVQVDTGGAFGVSVVDSQNSGTSYLVQIFNASGALVTSGTTSGSSGIVDLELDNSQPITLYIGVSNPGNSSYNISTGTGAVNGSGTGGDYKLAYGLDNGDPNGTFAGATDFGNAATLSTYNVVPGTGYTTQYVAGTIGSDPGITDASGNQLSTRTDVGPGDVDMFAYVAPDSGNILLDVLTNPSTLYNPGNAAEFNPELEVFNSDGSPDTSGTQNNSAPTGNIYVALPVVRGQTYYFAVSQAAYDSYNPYTTTTSSGVRAGDNGTAPNNYYELAVTLVNGDVNGTALQTYDTVTDPDGFWRNFYGSDDYSEIQSLLTPAIGTQVNGVIGTDFGEFQVGDTSNSVSLDVDFVMVTPSSSGLLQVNTSVATVSGVTNDPNFLPSATVWGFDPSNNQLIPISTVTPSSTSLGTTAIAQVQAGTVYFISIADHNNIDYSPWLDASGSGGAKGAYSLSTQLLTGQSLADYEHGSAQGGAGSIPLTLGAVTTGDLGVTTLAAGTVVDGTALSSSTTIMASATDASGNTLYGRSGVDVYSFTPTSSGTFTVLVDPTADSINGQLDPVAQVFDSNGNVVATGVNTLDANGNPLPDVTVTFNGTAGQTYYIGLTGYSASATSYNVLTGTGAAYTTPAQTGPYQIQVQSVVSPPTSPVSPPPGPPVTPPVTPPPVTPPVTPPPVTPPVTPPVAPPVTPPVTPPVTPPVTPPVTPPVSPPPPPPVTYQTGPAEFAVAADAGGNGVVTAYNADQTAVFSFTPFPGFTGGVRVATFQTGGVTYVAAATGPGIANEVVIYDGATGQIIDTINPFEASFTGGLFVAAGDLNGDGVPDLVVTPDQSGGPVVSLYDGASLIAGSPYQIAHFLAIQDPNFRGGARAAIGDINGDGFGDLIVSAGIGGGPRIAIFDGKSVSTGSQSPDKLVPDFFAFESSLRDGAYVTAGDLTGSGYADLIFGAGPGGGPRVRVENSAALLAAGGFSTLDDVPTADISDFLAGDASSRAGVRVAVADLDGSNQASLVTGPGTGAGGNVTTYTGKAIGANPSSPAIDFTLDPFPGFTGGVFVG